Proteins encoded in a region of the Anopheles ziemanni chromosome 2, idAnoZiCoDA_A2_x.2, whole genome shotgun sequence genome:
- the LOC131282763 gene encoding uncharacterized protein LOC131282763: protein MNGTHSPDMISRFRDLKLLESGEGPRPETSYGGADAAGHHRQPRSFGAQSAGTKSQFIPAICNFQTARKMAQENLEHQPLPDAVIDIAFRKAQAAGFPNPGMELSVGPYATGVGCKNYKAGPTKCTKYRVYRPKTCGVIPKVPSALETPERPDSVRVKKKVGAMDLAIGWEFRTKHEPHAQTYMDGSKPSVAPPIFEVVEPAKELNLPAVVHAGGVFSNTLGEEDFFDRDVIRQHKRLVRPTSNRCKCGNNGNGSARSSKSPNAARQHQQQHRKGSSGRERRDQQRKQHPEHETMEINNNNLPAVRSSARSNGSHGKELAEYHQHQHQHQKDHRHLPPGSANSMERQLHEAAVKHAEKIERFCHKFAPEEFPYNFHQEYRCAFKAGIPQSNVSGTLSSFDTGGPAGHAARKPADYKKLLHIPPREPYTKKNYVIDTLAPPFAFWKKGSGYPDYWRLISVYQQAYNKPMEKRKYPLLKTVYQ, encoded by the exons ATGAACGGAACACACTCGCCCGACATGATCAGCCGGTTCCGCGACCTGAAGCTGCTGGAATCGGGCGAAGGTCCGCGGCCGGAAACATCGTACGGCGGGGCCGACGCCGCCGGGCACCATCGGCAGCCCCGTTCGTTCGGCGCTCAGTCCGCCGGCACCAAGTCGCAGTTCATTCCGGCCATTTGCAACTTTCAAACGGCCCGGAAGATGGCCCAGGAAAACCTCGAGCACCAGCCGCTGCCGGATGCAGTCATCGATATTGCATTTCGGAAAGCGCAGGCGGCCGGCTTTCCCAACCCGGGCATGGAGCTGAGCGTCGGCCCGTACGCAACCG GTGTTGGATGCAAGAACTACAAGGCGGGCCCAACGAAGTGCACCAAATATCGGGTGTACCGGCCGAAGACGTGCGGCGTCATACCGAAGGTACCGAGCGCCCTCGAGACGCCCGAGCGGCCGGACAGTGTGCGGGTGAAGAAGAAGGTTGGAGCGATGGATCTGGCCATCGGGTGGGAGTTCCGCACCAAGCACGAACCGCACGCCCAGACGTACATGGACGGGTCGAAGCCGTCGGTGGCGCCGCCAATCTTCGAAGTCGTCGAACCGGCGAAGGAGTTGAATCTGCCCGCGG TGGTACATGCCGGCGGGGTGTTTTCCAACACCCTCGGGGAGGAGGATTTCTTCGACCGCGATGTCATCCGTCAGCACAAGCGCTTGGTGCGTCCGACCAGCAACCGGTGCAAGTGTGGCAACAACGGCAACGGATCGGCCCGGTCGTCCAAGTCTCCCAATGCCGCtcgccagcaccagcagcagcatcgcaaAGGCAGCAGTGGCCGCGAGCGACGCGACCAGCAGCGGAAACAGCATCCCGAACACGAAACGATGgagatcaacaacaacaatctgCCGGCGGTACGATCGTCGGCACGCTCGAACGGATCGCACGGGAAGGAACTGGCCGAgtaccaccagcaccagcaccagcaccagaaGGACCACCGCCACCTGCCGCCCGGCAGTGCCAACTCGATGGAACGCCAGCTGCACGAGGCGGCCGTCAAGCATGCGGAGAAGATCGAACGCTTTTGCCACAAGTTCGCGCCGGAGGAGTTCCCGTACAACTTCCACCAGGAGTACCGGTGCGCGTTCAAGGCCGGCATTCCGCAGAGCAACGTGTCCGGTACGCTGAGCAGCTTCGATACCGGTGGGCCCGCGGGCCATGCCGCCCGGAAGCCGGCCGACTACAAGAAGCTGCTGCACATCCCTCCCCGGGAACCGTACACCAAGAAGAACTACGTCATCGACACGCTGGCACCGCCGTTCGCGTTCTGGAAGAAGGGCTCCGGCTATCCGGACTACTGGCGGCTGATCAGCGTGTACCAGCAGGCGTACAACAAGCCGATGGAGAAGCGGAAATACCCACTGCTGAAGACGGTCTACCAGTGA
- the LOC131281658 gene encoding helix-loop-helix protein 1: MVYQIKDTMELSSCSVGVRKPRTKNPPICPTLEHPGGQQPVYGNGTGNGPARVRKQQPDGSATGAPEFSSLSREERRRRRRATLKYRTAHATRERIRVEAFNVAFSELRKLLPTLPPDKKLSKIEILKLAICYISYLNHVLDA; encoded by the coding sequence ATGGTTTATCAAATTAAAGACACAATGGAACTGTCGTCATGCTCGGTGGGTGTAAGAAAGCCACGGACAAAGAATCCGCCCATCTGTCCCACCCTCGAGCATCCCGGTGGCCAGCAACCAGTGTACGGCAATGGCACGGGCAATGGTCCGGCCAGAGTGCGCAAGCAACAACCAGACGGTTCTGCCACCGGAGCGCCGGAATTTTCCAGCCTATCGCGCGAAGAACGACGCCGTAGGCGCCGGGCAACGCTCAAGTACCGGACGGCGCACGCCACCCGCGAGCGAATTCGCGTCGAAGCATTCAACGTGGCGTTTTCTGAGCTGAGGAAGCTGCTACCGACGCTGCCGCCGGACAAGAAGCTGTCGAAAATAGAAATACTCAAGCTGGCAATCTGTTACATTTCCTACCTTAACCACGTGCTGGACGCTTGA